In Sphaeramia orbicularis chromosome 3, fSphaOr1.1, whole genome shotgun sequence, a genomic segment contains:
- the arpp19a gene encoding cAMP-regulated phosphoprotein 19a: MEEKEEKMISPEKAEEAKLKARYPNLGNKPGGSDLLRKRLQKGQKYFDSGDYNMAKAKIKNKQLPTAAPEKTEITGDHIPTPQDLPQRKTSLVTSKLAG, from the exons GAGGAAAAGATGATCAGTCCTGAGAAGGCAGAAGAGGCCAAGTTGAAGGCCAGATACCCAAATCTAGGGAATAAACCTGGGGGCTCAGATCTGCTTCGCAAACGCCTCCAAAAGGGG CAAAAGTACTTTGACTCAGGCGACTACAACATGGCTAAAGCAAAGATCAAGAACAAGCAATTGCCAACTGCTGCACCAGAGAAGACTGAGATCACAGGGGACCACATCCCGACACCCCAGGACCTGCCCCAGAGGAAAACGTCCCTGGTGACCAGTAAACTGGCTGGCTGA